TGCATTCGATGTTGAAGTTATAGATTACCATCGGGGGTGAAATTATGAAACCAGTACATCCGGGTCGCATACTTAAACGTGAACTTTCAGCGCGCAGGCTTTCGGCCAACCGGCTGGCAATTTCACTGTGTGTTCCTTCAGGACGTATTACACAAATCCTCAATGGGAAAAGAGGGATTAGCGCTGAAACAGCACTGCGGCTCGCGCGTTATTTTGGAAACAGCGGTCAATTTTGGATGAATCTTCAAGCTAGATATGAATTGGCGCTTACCGAACGTGAGATAGGTTCCAAAATCAATTTTGAAGTTGAACAGATCGCTTGATCTCTCAGCCTTTCTCCCTGCCCGCCCTCCGATCTCCGACCTCTGATCTCCGACAGCCGTAATGCATGAAGAAGCGGACTTGCTCTTCGTGGGGATCTTGGTAAAGATGATCGACCCGGGCGGTATTGAAAGAAGACGCCCGGCGTTTGATGCCGTGGACTTCGTAGCCTTTGTCCAGGAGAAATTCGGCCAGGTAAGCACCATCCTGGCCGGTAATGCCGGTGATTAATGCTTTTTTCATAGGATTTTATCTTCCTCTATTAAAAAATCATGGTATTTTCCACTTATCACTGCAGTTTTAAATACTGTTTGCAAAGTAATAAATAAATCTTGAAAAGAAAAGTGGATCAAGCAAGGCGAAAAGGGTCAAACACGCATCAAGCAGGCAAATAGCACTTTACTACCGGCCCAGAACTTTCTCATATACGGCTATCGTTTGCTGTGTAATCTTATCCCAGTTGTATTTTTCAACGACCATAGACCGGTAATTGATCTGCTTAAAACTGCTGCCGTCGTCACTTAGAGCAATTTCAAGCCGACTTTGCAGATGTGCGACATCACCACACCTGAAATAACAACTTTCCGGTAACTGAACCTCTTTATGGGCAGGAATGTCAGAAACCAATGGCGGAATGTTGTAACTCATCGCCTCCAGTAGCGCAATGGGAAGCCCTTCGTGATATGACGGCAGGACAAATTGTCTGGCATGCGAAAAAACCTGATTAAGATATTCACCGGTAATGTAGCCGGTCAGAATAATGCGGCTGTCTGTAGCCGCCTTCTCTTTTAATTCCCGGCTGTACTTTGTTTCATGGTCAGCATCTCCGGCGATTACCAGTTGTTGCTCTCCTGAAATTTTTGTAAATGCGTCAATAAGGTCATGTAAACC
This genomic window from Pseudomonadota bacterium contains:
- a CDS encoding HigA family addiction module antitoxin, giving the protein MKPVHPGRILKRELSARRLSANRLAISLCVPSGRITQILNGKRGISAETALRLARYFGNSGQFWMNLQARYELALTEREIGSKINFEVEQIA